The following are encoded in a window of Corythoichthys intestinalis isolate RoL2023-P3 chromosome 8, ASM3026506v1, whole genome shotgun sequence genomic DNA:
- the LOC130920590 gene encoding uncharacterized protein LOC130920590, with the protein MLKQVDAQSQSQQRSCSPSSQGELWETRSRCSRSSKQSTRSSASVAALKARAKAGAAQAQLAFAEEEAEAMKQQAQIQAQLHVLKVKKEAAAASAEADILEAAIQQEEAQPLCHPSSIDFVDSKQKVQNYIDSQVIQPVQHPVPCWNPFHQIDNSSIQPQPLPQQNSHTFNCISSPIPGATSPAPIHQYQPLSSSLPHPQQKTNVSDVAKYLMRRELVTGTMQRFDDDPQNYRSWKSSFVNITKDLALSDKEELDLLLKWLGPKSTEQAKRISAAQVNNTTSALKMVWQRLEETFGAPEVIEHALFKKIEDFPRIASRENTKLRELGDLLMELELTKAEGHSPGLAFLDTARGVNPILEKLPYSLQEKWISYASKYKLDHGVIFPPFSVCSRFVQEQARIRNDPSFSFLSATQFKFDKQVKSSTRPMISVKKTEIAVDTELKEVCEEPDKQCPLHNKPHPLRRCRTFLTKPLDERKAYLKEKGICFRCCASTKHQAKDCTIKVTCKECQSERHNTALHPGPPSTDIKPSSEARQHGGETESSLQPVSATTMCTEVCGEQRSPRSCAKICLAKVYPAGQREKAINLYAVMDEQSNQSLARSDFFDIFRVYGSREIYTLKTCSGVMEVSGRKAKDFIIESIDGRVKVPLPPMLECDMIPEDRSEIPAPEVTQHYPHLKALSHKISPVDPNAQILLLLGRDILRLHKVREQCNGPSNAPFAQRLDLGWVIVGDVCVNGVHKPVSITAYKTNTLFNGRPSYLDACTNVLQVKEKKVTNVKDDMHSFTDTYQIKRSDNLGDTIFVKGEDDEMLAPSQQDAEFLKIMQNEMYQDETNNWVAPLPFVTPRQRLPNNRQQALKRLYTLKRSLDKKPETREHFVQFMQKILNNQQAETAPPLQPEEECWYLPMFGVYHPQKPHQIRVVFDSSAKHEGVALNDVLLSGPDLNNALLGVLIRFRKEPIAVTADVEQMFYCFKVREDHRNFLRFLWHKDNDVAKEIIEYRMKVHVFGNRPSPSVAIYGLRKAAGVGETEYGKEASQFVIRNFYVDDGLVSLPTELEAITLLQNTPKMLAVSNLRLHKFASNSSKVMEAFPTSDLAKDIKSLNLDNDPLPVQRSLGISWSLESDTFTFHVSKEKKPFTKRGILSTVNSLYDPLGFVSPITVQGKALIREFTLEPCDWDDPLPANKERLWTAWKDSLLEVENIHIPRSYVPQSMSSTQHRELCVFSDASSTAIAAVAYIQVKNDHGQYFSGFVMGKSKLAPRPAHTIPRLELCAAVLAVEMAELICQEIDIKLHDVRFYTDSKIVLGYIYNISRRFYVYVSNRVSRIRKSSVPSQWHHVSSENNPADIATRPIAALLLPQTYWFTGPPFLNKDLSQFPPMEDNSNFKLIEPEQDVEVRPEVNVCATQVSFKHLSPHRFERFSSWKHLIRGMAKLIAVVRNKSKTADKKSTNLQTQAKLSVIASVQRNAFKEEMTKLKKGEHIAKTSPLWNLNSFIDSEGLLRVGGRTSLANLPYDEKHPLILPKRHHVSTLLVRYYHQDVAHQGRHLTEGALRSAGVWIIGARKLVSSVIYQCVTCRKLRGKPAEQKMANLPEDRLTIEPPFTRVGLDVFGPWTVVTRKTRGGSADSKRWAVLFSCLGTRAVHIEVIESMSTSSFINALRRFFAVRGPAKVLRSDRGTNFIGACKELKISTDDSEIQDYLSKEGCTWTFNTPYSSHMGGSWERMIGIARRILDAMLLQAGPTRLTHEVLTTLMSEVMAIMNCRPLVPITTDSETPTVLTPSMLLTQKKGAAPAPEGTFDIKDMYKKQWKHVQSLADAFWKRWRQEYLTALQVRKKWTQDKDNITEGDVVLVKDELLKRNEWPIGLITKCIPSEDKRIRKVEVRVVKQGTPRVYLRPINQLILLLPRHSETKKTD; encoded by the coding sequence ATGTTGAAGCAAGTGGACGCTCAATCGCAAAGTCAGCAGAGAAGCTGCTCACCAAGTAGTCAAGGTGAGTTATGGGAAACAAGGTCTCGTTGCTCCAGATCCTCAAAGCAGTCTACAAGGTCATCAGCAAGCGTTGCAGCCCTCAAAGCGCGAGCCAAAGCTGGGGCTGCACAAGCGCAGTTGGCTTTTGCAGAAGAGGAAGCTGAAGCCATGAAGCAACAGGCTCAAATCCAAGCTCAACTTCATGTACTGAAGGTGAAGAAGGAGGCAGCAGCTGCATCAGCAGAAGCGGACATCCTGGAAGCAGCAATTCAGCAGGAAGAAGCACAACCACTTTGTCATCCATCATCCATCGACTTTGTGGACTCTAAACAAAAGGTTCAAAATTATATCGACAGTCAAGTAATCCAGCCAGTACAACACCCAGTCCCATGCTGGAACCCCTTCCACCAAATTGACAACTCAAGCATTCAACCTCAACCATTACCTCAACAAAATTCCCACACTTTCAACTGCATATCATCACCTATTCCTGGCGCTACATCTCCAGCTCCAATTCACCAGTATCAGCCACTCAGTTCATCTCTTCCCCACCCTCAGCAGAAAACAAATGTAAGTGATGTAGCAAAATATCTGATGAGACGTGAACTTGTAACAGGCACCATGCAGAGATTCGACGATGATCCACAAAATTATCGCAGCTGGAAATCATCTTTTGTGAACATCACTAAAGACCTAGCTCTGTCAGACAAAGAAGAGCTAGATCTTCTACTGAAATGGCTTGGGCCCAAGTCAACTGAACAAGCAAAGAGAATCAGTGCAGCTCAAGTCAATAACACAACTTCTGCGCTCAAAATGGTTTGGCAGCGACTAGAAGAAACGTTTGGTGCACCTGAGGTAATTGAGCATGCCCTCTTTAAGAAAATTGAGGACTTTCCTAGAATTGCGTCTAGAGAAAATACTAAGCTAAGAGAGCTGGGGGATCTCTTAATGGAACTTGAACTTACAAAAGCAGAAGGTCATTCTCCAGGGTTAGCCTTTCTAGACACCGCCAGGGGTGTCAATCCCATTTTGGAGAAGTTGCCATATTCACTACAAGAAAAGTGGATTTCATATGCATCTAAATACAAACTAGATCATGGTGTCATATTTCCACCATTTTCAGTCTGTTCTAGATTTGTGCAAGAGCAAGCACGCATAAGAAATGACCCAAGTTTTTCATTTCTTTCAGCAACTCAGTTCAAGTTTGATAAACAAGTTAAAAGCAGCACTCGCCCAATGATATCCGTGAAAAAGACTGAAATTGCTGTAGACACTGAGTTAAAAGAGGTATGTGAAGAGCCAGACAAACAATGTCCGTTGCATAACAAGCCACACCCCCTCAGAAGATGTCGCACTTTTCTCACCAAGCCTCTTGATGAGAGAAAGGCGTACCTGAAAGAGAAAGGCATATGCTTCAGGTGCTGTGCGTCAACCAAACACCAAGCGAAAGACTGTACTATTAAAGTCACATGCAAAGAATGTCAGAGTGAAAGACACAATACAGCTCTTCATCCAGGTCCTCCTTCAACCGACATCAAACCGTCTTCAGAGGCGCGTCAGCACGGCGGGGAGACCGAGTCAAGTCTACAACCCGTTTCCGCTACCACAATGTGCACCGAGGTATGTGGGGAACAACGTAGTCCTAGATCTTGTGCGAAGATATGTTTAGCTAAAGTTTATCCAGCAGGCCAACGAGAAAAGGCTATAAACTTGTATGCTGTCATGGACGAACAAAGTAACCAATCCCTTGCTCGTTCAGACTTTTTTGACATCTTCAGAGTATACGGAAGCAGAGAGATTTATACTCTGAAGACATGTTCAGGTGTCATGGAAGTGAGCGGGAGGAAAGCCAAAGACTTTATTATTGAGTCAATAGATGGTCGTGTAAAAGTGCCACTTCCTCCTATGCTAGAATGTGACATGATCCCAGAAGATCGTTCTGAGATACCTGCACCAGAAGTCACACAACACTATCCACATTTAAAGGCACTCTCACACAAAATCAGTCCTGTAGATCCAAACGCACAGATCCTCTTGCTGCTCGGTAGAGACATCCTGAGGTTGCACAAAGTGAGAGAGCAATGTAATGGTCCCAGTAATGCACCATTCGCGCAGCGCCTTGACCTAGGCTGGGTCATCGTGGGTGATGTATGTGTAAATGGAGTGCACAAACCAGTCTCTATTACAGCATACAAAACAAACACCTTGTTCAATGGACGGCCATCATATCTCGATGCCtgcacaaatgtcctacaagtcaaagaaaaaaaggtaACCAACGTAAAAGATGACATGCACAGCTTCACAGACACTTATCAAATAAAACGATCAGACAATCTTGGGGATACAATCTTCGTCAAAGGAGAGGATGATGAAATGTTGGCACCGTCACAACAAGATGCAGAATTtctcaaaataatgcaaaatgaAATGTACCAGGATGAGACAAACAATTGGGTTGCACCGCTTCCATTTGTTACACCCAGACAGCGTCTACCAAACAACAGACAACAAGCTTTAAAGAGACTTTACACACTCAAACGTAGTCTTGACAAAAAGCCTGAAACAAGAGAGCACTTTGTACAGTTCATGCAAAAAATCTTAAACAACCAGCAAGCAGAAACCGCACCTCCCTTGCAACCTGAGGAAGAGTGCTGGTACCTCCCAATGTTCGGGGTGTACCACCCTCAAAAACCCCATCAAATTCGTGTGGTTTTTGATTCAAGTGCCAAACATGAGGGTGTAGCGTTGAATGATGTCCTCTTAAGCGGCCCAGATCTTAACAATGCGTTACTAGGAGTGCTCATCAGATTCCGTAAGGAGCCTATTGCAGTAACGGCAGATGTGGAACAAATGTTCTACTGCTTCAAAGTGCGAGAAGATCATCGCAATTTCCTGCGATTCCTTTGGCACAAAGACAATGACGTCGCAAAGGAAATTATTGAGTACCGCATGAAAGTGCATGTGTTTGGAAATCGTCCGTCTCCCTCTGTTGCAATCTACGGATTACGCAAAGCTGCTGGGGTAGGAGAAACGGAATATGGCAAAGAAGCATCACAGTTTGTTATCAGAAATTTTTATGTGGACGATGGTCTGGTCTCACTCCCGACAGAACTTGAAGCGATCACGCTCCTGCAAAACACTCCGAAAATGTTGGCTGTGTCAAACTTGCGCCTACATAAATTTGCTTCTAATAGCAGCAAAGTCATGGAGGCGTTTCCAACAAGCGACTTGGCAAAAGACATTAAAAGCCTAAACCTAGACAATGACCCGTTGCCTGTTCAGAGAAGTTTAGGCATCAGCTGGAGTCTTGAATCTGACACTTTCACCTTCCACGTGAGCAAAGAGAAAAAACCCTTCACCAAAAGAGGCATACTATCCACTGTCAATAGTTTGTATGACCCCTTGGGGTTTGTTTCGCCTATAACTGTACAGGGAAAAGCACTCATCCGAGAATTCACCTTGGAACCATGCGACTGGGATGACCCCTTGCCTGCAAACAAAGAGAGATTGTGGACTGCATGGAAGGATTCACTTCTCGAGGTAGAGAACATACACATTCCTAGGTCGTATGTACCACAGTCTATGTCCTCAACACAGCACAGAGAACTTTGTGTTTTCAGCGATGCTTCATCTACAGCAATAGCAGCAGTTGCTTACATTCAAGTTAAAAATGACCATGGACAGTATTTCAGTGGATTTGTCATGGGAAAATCCAAACTAGCACCGAGACCAGCGCACACAATCCCACGTTTAGAACTGTGCGCAGCTGTCCTCGCTGTAGAAATGGCAGAGCTCATATGCCAAGAAATCGACATTAAGCTCCATGATGTCAGGTTCTACACTGACAGTAAGATTGTGCTAGGTTACATCTATAACATCTCAAGAAGGTTTTATGTCTATGTATCAAACAGAGTCTCAAGAATCAGAAAGTCATCTGTACCATCGCAGTGGCATCATGTTTCATCGGAAAACAACCCGGCAGACATTGCCACACGTCCAATAGCAGCGCTATTGCTACCACAAACCTACTGGTTCACAGGCCCACCTTTCCTGAACAAAGACCTGTCACAGTTTCCTCCCATGGAAGATAACAGCAACTTCAAACTAATCGAACCGGAACAAGACGTCGAGGTTCGACCGGAAGTCAATGTCTGTGCTACCCAAGTGAGCTTCAAACATCTCAGCCCACACCGCTTTGAAAGATTCTCATCGTGGAAACATCTAATAAGAGGCATGGCAAAACTCATTGCAGTCGTCAGAAACAAATCCAAAACTGCagacaaaaaaagtacaaatctACAAACTCAAGCAAAACTGTCAGTCATTGCAAGTGTTCAACGAAATGCATTcaaagaggaaatgacaaaGCTTAAAAAAGGAGAGCATATCGCAAAAACAAGTCCCTTGTGGAATTTAAACTCATTCATAGACTCAGAAGGACTGTTAAGAGTGGGAGGTCGAACATCTCTTGCCAATCTTCCATATGATGAAAAGCACCCACTGATACTCCCTAAAAGGCATCATGTGTCAACTTTGCTTGTGAGATATTACCACCAAGATGTCGCTCATCAAGGTCGTCACCTCACCGAGGGAGCACTTCGATCTGCAGGTGTCTGGATAATTGGCGCAAGAAAACTTGTCTCAAGTGTCATTTATCAATGTGTCACATGTCGCAAACTTAGGGGTAAGCCTGctgaacagaaaatggccaaCTTGCCCGAAGACCGTCTTACAATCGAGCCTCCTTTCACAAGGGTAGGTCTAGATGTTTTTGGGCCCTGGACTGTTGTCACCCGCAAAACAAGAGGCGGTAGCGCTGACAGCAAACGTTGGGCAGTTTTGTTCAGCTGTCTGGGCACCCGCGCAGTTCACATAGAAGTCATAGAATCTATGTCTACATCAAGTTTTATTAATGCATTACGAAGGTTTTTCGCAGTCAGGGGTCCTGCCAAAGTTTTGAGGTCAGACCGTGGCACTAACTTTATAGGTGCTTGTAAAGAGTTGAAAATAAGCACCGATGACTCTGAGATTCAAGATTACTTGAGCAAAGAAGGCtgcacatggactttcaacacaCCTTATTCATCGCATATGGGAGGCTCATGGGAAAGAATGATAGGCATCGCCCGTCGCATTCTTGATGCCATGCTATTGCAAGCAGGTCCTACTCGCCTCACACACGAAGTTCTGACAACGCTCATGTCAGAAGTTATGGCTATCATGAATTGCCGACCATTAGTTCCCATCACCACTGATTCAGAGACACCAACAGTTTTGACGCCATCCATGCTCCTAACCCAAAAGAAAGGTGCTGCTCCTGCTCCAGAAGGTACGTTCGACATCAAGGACATGTACAAAAAGCAATGGAAGCATGTTCAAAGTCTTGCAGATGCCTTTTGGAAACGCTGGAGACAAGAATATCTGACAGCTCTTCAAGTAAGAAAGAAATGGACTCAGGACAAGGACAATATCACAGAAGGAGATGTCGTCTTAGTTAAAGATGAACTACTGAAACGCAACGAATGGCCCATCGGACTCATTACAAAGTGCATCCCAAGTGAAGACAAAAGAATCCGAAAAGTGGAAGTACGAGTTGTCAAGCAAGGGACTCCGCGTGTCTATTTGCGACCAATAAACCAACTGATTTTGTTACTCCCTCGTCATAGTGAAACAAAAAAGACTGATTAA